The DNA sequence TTCAGGAAGTGTTCGTAGCCTTTTTTTACCTGCTGTGTTTCTACATTGAAGCGTTCTTTTTGATCCTCAAGGCGTTGTTTGGCCCTTGAAACCAGTTGGCGACAATGATCTTTCTTTTTTTCGAAGATTTCAGAAATTTCGGGATAATCCAAGTTAAATACCTCGCGCAACAGATAGGTGCCTCGTTCCAAAGGGTTGAGTTTTTTCACCATTGTTTTGTAGGCCGAGCGCAACTGGTGGTCAATATCAGTCTTAAATTCTTCGACCTCTTTGGTGGAGGGAAGAAACTCTGATATGTCCATTGACCATGGGCACTCCATGCGGTGCCTCCATTGTTTCTTGAAATTCAGACAGGCGTTGGTAACTGCCCTCACAAGGTACGCCTTAGGGTTGGCTACCTTGGTGCGGTCCATGCTGGTCCACTTAATGAGGGTTTCTTGAACGATGTCTTCCGCATCTTTCAGATTGTCAAGTATTTCAAAAGCAATCTTAAAAAGAAGAGGTCTATAGGTGTTAATGCTTTGTGTCAGTTCCATTGTAATCACAAATATAATTTAATTATCATTGAATCAAATTAAATCAATGGCTAAGCGATGATTATTAACAAAATTGAGGAAACTCCTTTCGGTGTGCAACATGTAAGTGATGAAATTTTAAGTGATCATCAAAAGTAATGGCTGCTGTATTGAGAGGCTGTTTTTGTCTGTTTTTTTTTTACAGCACCCCACTTTTTTTTGGCTGTTGAGTTTCCAAAATCAAGGATGTATTTGTGCGTATTTACGTGGATGACGATGGATGGATTACTCCGTAGGTGTAAGGTCTTCTTCGGCTATAAACTCAAAGGCACCGATATCGGGTTTTTCATCTCGTGTTCGATCAAGGAAATCTTTTTTTACGGCAGTAGGTGTTGCCTGATCGATCTGAGGGCTATCTTCTTTCAGCTTGTAATTATCCTCTTCAATATTTTGAAAAAGGTCACTGCTGAAATAGTTGTTATATAAGTTCGTGTTTCCGAAATCCTGCAGGGTTTTCAGTAAAGAGAAGGTGATCTCTGCCGGAGAG is a window from the Persicobacter psychrovividus genome containing:
- a CDS encoding sigma-70 family RNA polymerase sigma factor → MELTQSINTYRPLLFKIAFEILDNLKDAEDIVQETLIKWTSMDRTKVANPKAYLVRAVTNACLNFKKQWRHRMECPWSMDISEFLPSTKEVEEFKTDIDHQLRSAYKTMVKKLNPLERGTYLLREVFNLDYPEISEIFEKKKDHCRQLVSRAKQRLEDQKERFNVETQQVKKGYEHFLKASREGNLDDFINFLKEDTK